One genomic window of Prochlorococcus sp. MIT 0801 includes the following:
- the pyrH gene encoding UMP kinase: MTYSRALIKLSGEALMGDKPYGIDPEIVQSIAKDVSKVVENGTQIAIVVGGGNIFRGLKGSAAGMDRATADYVGMLATVMNAITLQDGLERAGVPTRVQSAIDMQQIAEPYIRRRAIRHLEKGRVVVFGGGCGNPFFTTDTTAALRAAEINAEVVFKATKVDGVYDRDPKKFTDAVRYDNLTFQDVLANEIGVMDSTAIALCKDNKIPIVVFNIFQPGNIAKAISGEPIGSRISNSS, from the coding sequence ATGACATACTCTAGAGCACTCATAAAACTCAGTGGTGAAGCTCTTATGGGAGATAAACCTTATGGGATTGATCCTGAAATTGTTCAATCAATTGCCAAGGATGTTTCAAAAGTGGTTGAAAATGGCACGCAAATAGCAATTGTTGTTGGCGGTGGAAATATTTTTAGAGGTCTAAAAGGATCAGCTGCAGGAATGGATAGAGCCACGGCTGACTATGTTGGGATGCTTGCAACAGTAATGAATGCGATTACACTTCAAGATGGATTAGAAAGAGCTGGAGTACCAACAAGAGTTCAATCTGCTATTGACATGCAGCAGATTGCAGAACCGTATATAAGAAGAAGAGCAATAAGACATCTTGAAAAAGGAAGAGTAGTAGTTTTTGGAGGTGGATGCGGTAATCCATTTTTTACAACTGATACCACTGCTGCACTTAGGGCCGCTGAAATTAACGCCGAAGTTGTTTTCAAAGCCACGAAAGTTGATGGGGTTTACGATCGAGATCCAAAAAAATTCACTGATGCTGTCAGATATGACAACCTCACCTTTCAAGATGTATTAGCTAACGAAATAGGAGTAATGGATAGCACTGCTATTGCTCTTTGCAAAGATAATAAAATCCCAATAGTTGTGTTTAATATTTTCCAACCGGGGAATATTGCTAAAGCTATTTCTGGCGAACCAATTGGATCAAGAATTTCTAATTCAAGTTAA
- the hemH gene encoding ferrochelatase, with protein sequence MARVGVLLLNLGGPERIKDVGPFLYNLFSDPEIIRLPVRAFQKPLAWLISLLRSSKSQEAYRSIGGGSPLRRITEQQARELQSYLRNIGIDATTYVAMRYWHPFTESAVADMKADGVREVVVLPLYPHFSISTSGSSFRELKRLKDSDDEFAELSIRCIRSWFDHPAYVSSMAELIKKQILDCDLPQESHVFFTAHGVPKSYVEEAGDPYQDQIQNCSLLVIDQLENSLGFTNSFSLAYQSRVGPEEWLKPYTEEVLEKLGKSGVKELVVVPISFVSEHIETLQEIDIEYKEIAQKNGIVNFKRVPALDIYPLFIEGLADLVSSCLNGEGISLEEASKLPERVKLYPQEKWQWGWNNSSEVWNGRVAMIVFLCFLLELIIGSGPLHQIGLL encoded by the coding sequence ATGGCTCGGGTTGGTGTCCTCTTATTAAATCTCGGAGGTCCTGAGAGGATTAAGGACGTAGGCCCATTTTTGTATAATTTATTTTCTGATCCAGAGATAATACGTTTACCAGTTCGTGCTTTTCAAAAACCTCTTGCTTGGCTCATAAGCTTATTAAGAAGTAGTAAATCACAAGAGGCTTATAGATCAATTGGAGGTGGATCACCTTTACGTCGTATTACCGAGCAGCAGGCAAGAGAACTCCAAAGTTACCTTAGGAATATAGGAATAGACGCAACAACATATGTTGCGATGAGGTATTGGCATCCATTTACTGAGTCAGCGGTGGCGGATATGAAGGCTGACGGTGTTAGGGAGGTTGTTGTTTTACCTCTTTATCCCCATTTTTCTATAAGCACAAGTGGATCCAGCTTTAGAGAATTGAAAAGGTTAAAAGATAGTGACGACGAGTTTGCAGAATTATCAATTCGTTGTATTCGAAGCTGGTTTGATCATCCAGCCTATGTTTCTTCAATGGCTGAATTAATAAAGAAGCAAATATTAGATTGTGATTTACCCCAAGAGTCCCACGTTTTTTTTACTGCACATGGTGTCCCAAAAAGTTATGTAGAAGAAGCCGGTGATCCTTATCAAGATCAAATACAGAACTGTTCACTTTTGGTTATTGACCAGCTTGAAAATTCTCTTGGATTCACCAATTCATTCTCACTTGCTTATCAAAGCAGAGTAGGGCCAGAAGAGTGGCTAAAACCATATACCGAAGAAGTATTAGAAAAACTAGGTAAATCAGGTGTTAAGGAACTTGTCGTGGTCCCAATAAGTTTTGTGAGTGAGCATATTGAAACTCTCCAAGAGATTGATATTGAGTACAAAGAAATTGCTCAGAAAAACGGAATTGTTAATTTTAAAAGAGTTCCAGCTCTTGATATCTATCCTTTGTTTATTGAAGGTTTGGCCGATTTAGTTTCTTCTTGCTTAAACGGCGAGGGGATTAGTTTGGAGGAAGCATCAAAATTGCCAGAAAGAGTAAAACTTTATCCTCAAGAGAAATGGCAATGGGGTTGGAATAACAGCTCTGAAGTTTGGAATGGAAGAGTTGCGATGATTGTTTTTCTTTGTTTTTTGTTGGAATTAATAATTGGGAGTGGACCTTTACACCAAATAGGTTTGCTTTAA
- the cobO gene encoding cob(I)yrinic acid a,c-diamide adenosyltransferase encodes MKNKINKEDSRLNKLDKSAEKIGMGGNLIPNITEEKYKERMQKRKEVQTQRLKERKKEKGLIIVNTGQGKGKTTAALGMGLRTIGHNYKVAIVQFIKGGWEPGESLALKIFGDKLKFHACGEGFTWETQDRNRDINLVKSSWRKAVSYIKDPNYKLIILDEIIVAIKLGYIKEDEIINGINLRPELTHIVLTGRGASEKLIDSADLVTEMKLIHHPFREQGIKAQEGIEY; translated from the coding sequence ATGAAAAATAAAATTAATAAAGAGGATTCAAGACTTAATAAGCTAGACAAGAGTGCAGAAAAAATAGGAATGGGTGGTAATTTAATACCAAACATCACCGAAGAAAAATATAAAGAACGAATGCAAAAGAGGAAAGAAGTTCAAACACAAAGATTAAAAGAAAGAAAAAAAGAAAAAGGTCTAATAATAGTTAATACCGGTCAAGGTAAAGGTAAAACTACAGCAGCTCTTGGGATGGGATTAAGAACTATTGGTCATAACTACAAAGTTGCAATAGTTCAATTTATCAAAGGTGGATGGGAACCAGGTGAATCATTAGCTTTGAAAATATTTGGGGATAAGTTAAAGTTTCATGCATGCGGGGAAGGGTTCACATGGGAAACACAAGATAGAAATAGAGATATAAATTTAGTTAAGTCAAGCTGGAGAAAGGCGGTCTCATATATTAAAGACCCAAATTATAAACTCATAATTTTAGACGAGATCATTGTTGCAATCAAACTTGGATATATTAAAGAAGATGAAATTATAAATGGCATAAATTTGCGTCCAGAACTTACACATATAGTCTTGACTGGAAGAGGAGCCTCAGAAAAATTAATCGATTCAGCTGATCTTGTGACAGAAATGAAATTAATCCACCACCCCTTTAGAGAGCAAGGAATAAAAGCACAAGAAGGAATTGAATATTAA
- a CDS encoding site-specific integrase has product MDENQKLLDINQDLESKGINLRIEKRGKVLNIRGSLPDKKSHDLSKVQRISLKLPFDVNGLEEARKAIELVDYQLKKNQFCWSNWIKEKAFSARKTNKTVISNEIESFKRQFFSDTSRSKSSAGMISTWQSAYKPYLNRLIGVSHKSTLELNEELLVKILLSYKENSRSRQQCGIALSALARHLKVELPKDWKQLQSGYGIHESNFRELPSDEEIIDSFQLIPNPKWRFVFGLMAAYGLRNHEVFFSDLSCLKKGGDKILRVFPNTKTGEHQVWPFHPEWVGLFELENITDTSSLLPEIKTDLKETTLQHIGRRVSEQFRRYKLSFTPYDLRHAWAVRTILIGLPNTVAAKMMGHSVSIHTKTYHHWITRRDQQIAVDSALSRVKY; this is encoded by the coding sequence ATGGACGAGAATCAAAAGTTACTAGATATCAACCAAGACCTTGAATCAAAGGGAATCAATCTAAGAATTGAGAAAAGGGGTAAAGTTTTAAACATTCGAGGTTCTTTGCCAGATAAGAAATCTCATGATCTTTCTAAAGTTCAAAGAATAAGTCTGAAACTTCCATTCGACGTTAACGGTCTAGAAGAGGCTAGAAAAGCTATAGAATTGGTAGATTATCAACTTAAAAAAAATCAATTTTGTTGGTCTAATTGGATTAAAGAGAAAGCTTTCTCAGCAAGAAAGACTAATAAAACAGTAATAAGCAATGAAATAGAAAGCTTTAAAAGACAATTTTTTTCTGATACATCTAGGAGCAAATCATCAGCCGGAATGATCAGCACTTGGCAGTCTGCTTACAAACCATATTTGAACAGATTAATTGGAGTAAGTCATAAATCTACTCTTGAATTAAACGAGGAGCTCTTAGTGAAAATCCTTTTAAGTTACAAAGAAAATTCAAGGAGCAGACAACAATGTGGAATTGCTTTAAGTGCTTTAGCTAGACACCTTAAAGTAGAACTCCCAAAGGACTGGAAACAACTTCAAAGTGGTTATGGCATACACGAATCAAATTTCAGAGAGTTACCTAGTGATGAAGAAATTATTGATAGCTTTCAATTAATACCAAATCCAAAATGGAGATTTGTTTTTGGGTTAATGGCAGCTTATGGGCTTAGAAATCATGAAGTCTTTTTTAGTGACTTATCTTGTTTAAAAAAAGGTGGGGATAAAATACTCCGGGTTTTCCCAAATACGAAAACAGGAGAGCATCAAGTTTGGCCATTTCACCCTGAATGGGTTGGTTTATTTGAGCTAGAAAACATAACTGATACTTCAAGTTTGCTCCCAGAAATTAAAACAGATCTAAAAGAGACAACTCTTCAACACATAGGAAGAAGAGTATCTGAGCAATTCAGAAGATATAAACTATCTTTTACCCCCTATGATTTAAGGCATGCATGGGCAGTTCGGACCATCTTAATAGGCCTACCAAATACTGTAGCTGCAAAAATGATGGGACACTCAGTGTCAATACATACAAAAACCTACCATCATTGGATAACAAGAAGAGATCAACAAATTGCAGTCGATAGTGCTCTATCTAGAGTTAAATATTAA
- the frr gene encoding ribosome recycling factor has translation MSNQELKNTMSKSVEAAQRNFNTIRTGRANTSLLDRISVEYYGAETPLKSLATITTPDSQTIAIQPFDLGSLASIEKAIATSDLGFTPNNDGKIIRINVPPLTEERRKEFCKLASKYAEEGKVALRNIRREAIDRVKKSEKDGDLSEDQSRDEQETIQKETDNFIKDIEKKLSEKEAEILKV, from the coding sequence ATGTCAAACCAAGAGCTAAAAAACACAATGAGCAAATCTGTAGAGGCAGCTCAGAGGAATTTCAATACCATCAGGACGGGAAGGGCAAATACGTCTTTATTAGACAGAATTTCAGTCGAATACTACGGAGCTGAAACTCCACTAAAATCTCTCGCAACCATCACTACTCCTGACTCTCAAACGATAGCAATTCAACCCTTCGACTTAGGATCATTAGCTTCAATCGAAAAAGCAATTGCAACAAGTGATCTAGGTTTTACTCCAAATAATGATGGCAAAATAATACGTATAAATGTTCCTCCATTGACTGAAGAGCGTAGAAAAGAATTTTGCAAACTCGCATCCAAATATGCAGAGGAAGGGAAAGTTGCCTTAAGAAATATACGACGTGAGGCAATAGATAGAGTCAAAAAATCTGAAAAGGATGGTGATCTTTCCGAAGATCAAAGTAGAGATGAACAAGAAACAATTCAGAAAGAGACGGATAATTTTATTAAAGATATTGAAAAAAAACTTTCAGAAAAAGAAGCTGAGATTTTAAAAGTTTGA